One segment of Chthonomonas sp. DNA contains the following:
- a CDS encoding glycosyltransferase family 4 protein, with protein sequence MIRVVMLSWEYPPRIVGGISPHVFDLSQQLARLGVEVHVVTKATPNAPDEEVEPSGVIVHRVHLEREPDNFIHEIQLLNKATDLRVRKLLEDWRPGGQPTIFHAHDWLSLDSARELKYEYQLPIVATVHATEAGRNNGIHNDLQRYIHEQEYWLTYEAWRVVVCSEYMRTEVNKHFNTPTDKVDVIYNGVNADKFEFEWSEKERAEWRSKIALPNEKIVMYVGRFVREKGIHVLLNAASAVIAQEPQTKFVIVGGGYRETFEKFVRWYGLEEKVLFTGFMANRSLHQMFRCADVAVFPSLYEPFGIVALEGMAAGAAVVTSDAGGLREVVQHGVTGTTTYAGSPESLAWGILHVLRNPALSKEMKVSAKKRLTTDFDWAHIAKQTLEVYERVWSEFTGSYWMDNTLWPVSPGANERAERLNVTEKALTGAFASRPARTTNVVAPQAAVKVDEILKEETGATDDD encoded by the coding sequence ATGATTCGAGTGGTGATGCTTTCCTGGGAGTACCCGCCGCGCATCGTTGGCGGAATCAGTCCTCATGTCTTCGACCTCAGTCAGCAGCTCGCTCGGCTTGGGGTCGAAGTGCACGTGGTCACGAAAGCGACCCCAAATGCCCCGGATGAAGAAGTTGAGCCTAGCGGTGTGATCGTACACCGTGTCCATTTGGAGCGGGAACCCGACAACTTCATTCACGAAATTCAATTGCTGAACAAGGCGACAGACCTGCGAGTCCGCAAACTCCTGGAGGACTGGCGCCCGGGCGGTCAACCCACTATCTTTCATGCCCACGACTGGCTCTCACTGGACTCCGCGCGCGAACTCAAGTACGAGTATCAGCTCCCGATCGTCGCGACAGTCCATGCTACGGAGGCGGGCCGGAACAACGGGATTCACAACGACCTTCAGCGGTACATCCACGAGCAGGAGTACTGGCTGACCTACGAAGCTTGGCGGGTGGTCGTCTGCTCGGAGTACATGCGCACCGAAGTCAACAAGCACTTCAACACCCCAACCGACAAAGTGGACGTCATCTACAACGGCGTCAACGCGGACAAGTTCGAGTTCGAGTGGTCCGAGAAGGAGCGAGCAGAGTGGCGCAGCAAGATCGCCCTACCGAACGAGAAGATCGTCATGTACGTCGGACGATTCGTCCGCGAGAAGGGGATCCACGTACTCCTCAACGCGGCCAGCGCAGTAATCGCTCAGGAACCTCAGACCAAGTTCGTCATCGTCGGCGGCGGCTACCGCGAGACGTTCGAGAAGTTTGTGCGATGGTACGGCCTCGAAGAGAAGGTACTGTTCACGGGCTTCATGGCGAATCGGTCGCTCCACCAGATGTTCCGATGCGCGGATGTGGCCGTCTTCCCTTCGCTGTATGAGCCATTTGGTATCGTCGCCCTCGAAGGGATGGCCGCTGGTGCCGCCGTCGTCACAAGCGATGCCGGCGGATTGCGCGAAGTCGTACAGCACGGCGTGACGGGCACGACGACTTATGCGGGTAGCCCGGAAAGCTTGGCATGGGGAATTCTTCACGTACTACGCAACCCGGCGCTCAGCAAGGAGATGAAGGTCTCCGCGAAAAAGCGATTGACGACCGACTTCGATTGGGCGCACATTGCGAAGCAGACTCTGGAAGTCTACGAGCGCGTGTGGAGCGAGTTCACAGGAAGCTACTGGATGGACAACACGCTATGGCCTGTGTCGCCAGGCGCGAACGAGCGCGCAGAACGACTCAACGTCACTGAGAAAGCTCTCACAGGTGCATTCGCCAGCCGACCGGCCCGCACAACCAACGTTGTGGCACCGCAAGCCGCGGTGAAGGTCGACGAGATTCTGAAGGAAGAGACCGGCGCGACCGACGACGACTAG
- a CDS encoding glycoside hydrolase family 65 protein gives MRFLRVVLALIVLGGIAIGFFTVVRSRNPVASLPDPTRPEPWSVKTLDPRGKDAVFLTNGQVGVLVGRTGFAFDLAGGPLPSFAMDAYELEGEERIRALRSPLAVDVTIDGIKLAGDVLHSYAQEQSFRTGRLETDYWIYRDRKRVRVEVLQAVDPSRPCLVTELKFSSGQPVTIQLAPAESARWTTKFLESEAWKQDGSTWGIELQPNVSASLKIISAYGQPPAEQPGMPDWTNAFASDIEVEGSVEDQQAIRSMLFALRSSVPSTPSEVRVSPMMLSNEVYNGHVFWDADAWVFPALALLEPDRARKIPEYRLKHAAQAADNAKTAAQRDPTIPFGEPERLASAMMFPWESSVSGRETVPGPSKYQHHITGTVAFWMQRAADLGLVPQSEADRIGRGAAQFWLARMKKRPDGFYGIEYVMSPDENHTGDNDLYTNLLAQWTIDRYAPGHGRTVYMPKDAVSFLNYDGDALRKYKQSAGMLALYPLQSPEVELQAMKMFERFGDKTSRNGPAMSDSVHALIAARLGLSRTAYGLWRKSWFDFTRGGMLQFSEKRVLRRTYFLTGAGGSIQTVLYGFAGIRIDPKKDELARASLPLKNGMWLNIKPQLPREWQSLKIKGLAVLDRRYDVAIRANKVTIAPAAGE, from the coding sequence ATGCGATTCCTGAGAGTGGTGCTGGCGCTCATTGTTCTGGGTGGGATCGCAATTGGCTTCTTCACGGTGGTCCGTTCACGAAACCCCGTCGCCAGCCTCCCCGATCCGACGCGTCCCGAGCCTTGGTCAGTGAAAACACTCGATCCGAGAGGAAAGGACGCTGTTTTCCTCACCAATGGTCAAGTTGGCGTTCTCGTGGGGCGCACCGGATTCGCGTTTGACTTGGCGGGTGGCCCGCTCCCGTCGTTCGCGATGGATGCGTACGAATTAGAAGGCGAGGAACGCATTCGCGCTCTTCGCTCTCCCTTGGCGGTCGACGTCACGATTGATGGAATCAAGCTTGCCGGGGACGTCTTGCACAGCTACGCGCAAGAGCAGAGCTTTCGCACGGGACGATTGGAGACCGATTACTGGATTTACCGAGATCGTAAGCGCGTCCGAGTCGAGGTGCTCCAGGCGGTAGATCCGTCCCGGCCGTGCCTGGTCACCGAACTGAAGTTCTCGTCCGGGCAGCCGGTGACGATCCAGCTAGCGCCAGCAGAGAGCGCTCGCTGGACGACGAAATTCTTAGAATCAGAAGCCTGGAAGCAGGATGGGTCAACTTGGGGCATCGAGTTGCAACCCAACGTATCGGCTTCGCTGAAGATTATCAGCGCATACGGTCAGCCCCCGGCAGAACAGCCGGGAATGCCCGATTGGACGAACGCGTTCGCGAGCGACATCGAGGTCGAGGGAAGTGTCGAGGACCAGCAGGCAATCCGTTCGATGCTCTTTGCGCTCAGGTCTTCGGTGCCGAGCACTCCTAGCGAAGTACGGGTTAGTCCGATGATGCTGAGCAACGAGGTCTACAACGGCCATGTTTTCTGGGATGCAGATGCTTGGGTTTTCCCCGCACTGGCACTCCTTGAGCCAGATCGGGCGCGCAAGATTCCCGAGTACAGGCTGAAGCATGCTGCCCAGGCTGCCGACAACGCAAAGACCGCCGCGCAGCGAGACCCGACGATCCCGTTTGGTGAGCCCGAGCGGCTTGCAAGTGCGATGATGTTCCCGTGGGAAAGCAGTGTGTCGGGGCGCGAGACCGTTCCTGGGCCTAGCAAGTACCAGCACCACATCACCGGAACTGTCGCCTTCTGGATGCAGCGCGCAGCCGATCTTGGCCTCGTACCCCAAAGCGAGGCTGACCGCATCGGACGCGGGGCGGCGCAGTTCTGGCTCGCCCGCATGAAGAAGCGGCCGGATGGCTTCTACGGCATCGAGTACGTCATGTCCCCCGACGAGAACCATACGGGTGATAACGACTTGTACACGAACTTGTTGGCCCAGTGGACGATCGATCGGTACGCGCCGGGACATGGTCGCACCGTGTACATGCCCAAGGACGCAGTCTCGTTCTTGAATTACGATGGCGATGCGCTGCGGAAGTACAAGCAGTCCGCGGGCATGCTGGCCCTCTATCCCCTACAGTCTCCAGAGGTCGAGCTGCAGGCGATGAAGATGTTCGAGCGGTTCGGCGACAAGACCTCTCGAAATGGTCCCGCGATGAGCGATAGCGTCCATGCGCTGATCGCCGCCCGGCTTGGCTTGAGCCGGACAGCTTACGGTCTCTGGCGCAAGAGCTGGTTCGATTTCACGCGTGGCGGGATGCTTCAGTTCAGCGAGAAGCGGGTATTGCGGCGGACCTATTTTCTGACCGGCGCAGGCGGTTCAATCCAGACCGTACTTTACGGCTTTGCAGGCATTCGCATAGACCCGAAGAAGGACGAGCTGGCACGCGCATCGCTCCCGCTCAAGAACGGGATGTGGCTGAACATCAAGCCGCAGCTCCCGCGCGAATGGCAGTCGCTGAAGATCAAGG